TCAAAATCCCGATTCTACCTGCATCTGTATCGAATACATTGATGCCATTCCCTCCTTGAAGTCCCCAATAGGCCGCTTCATCCGGAGTGATATGCAGTTTGTATTGCTTATCCTGCGTACCGTCTCTCCTACAGAGGTAACTCACATTTCTAAGCTTCTTGCCATCGTATTCCGGCATGGAGCCCCCTATGATGTTCACATTATAAGAAACAGCCAGATCACTCATTCGGCTTACGATTTCATCCGTGTATTCTGCCAAATTCCGTATGGCTTCCGAAGCATCCATATCGTTGAATTCTGCCAATAATGGGGCATTGAAAAACTCAGGAAGTAGGCAGAAGTCGGATTTATAACCGGAAACAGTGTCCACAAAAAACTCCACTTGCTGCATCAGATCATCCACATTGGAAAATCTACGCATTTTCCACTGCACCAAACCCAGACGTACAATGGACTTCTTATTACCGATCAGTTTTTCATCTTTCTCATAATAGATGTTGATCCACTCCAGCAAAGTGGCATAGGCTCTGGAGTCCGTATCTTCCGGCAAGTATTTGGTAATCACCTTTCTTACGTGAAATTCATTCGCAATCTGAAAGGACAAAACCGGATCGTAAATCTCCTTGTTTTTCACCAGATCTATGTACTTGCGGGGAGTCATCTCCTCTGCATAGTTGGCATAGCCAGGTATTCTACCTCCTGCGATGATGGAGCGTAGATTCAGATTTTCGCACAGTTCTTTTCTCGCGTCATATAGCCTTCGCCCCAGTCGCATCCCCCTGTATTCCAAGGAGACAAAGACATCGGTACCGTAAAGGGTGTCCCCTTCCATATCGTGCGTATCAAACTTCCCATAGCCAGTAATCTGATCGTACGTATGATTGTCACCGAAACGATTATAATCCACCACAATACTAAGGGCAGCCGCCACTACCTTCCCATTATCCTCAATCCCAATTTGGCCCTCTGGAAAGGCTCTCAACTGATTTCTCAGCTCTTCCTTAGTCCAAGCACCACCTTTGTTTTTATAGATTGAAATCATGATCTCCCGGATATCTTCATAGTCCGAGAGTTTTATATTTCGCAGCTTCAGCCGGTGCTCCAGTTCTTCTTTTTGCTTACTCATGGCTCAAAATTAGCCAAATTCAAACAATTATTATCATCGGTACAATTACCAGATTCGGGGACAAGAACGGATTTGCTTTTGTAAGTTTTGGGAGAATTGTAGTAGATTAAATGCCAAATAACTAAGCAAAAGAAAAGTAGCACTATAGAAAGCATGCAAGAAGGAATTCAGGAGGTAGCCAAGGAAAAAGCGACAGGCTTTATAGAATGGGTGGAGCAAATATTAAGCTACAGCCTGGTAAACGTAGGAGAGTCAAAATTAACCATTGGCCTTATCCTGACGCTGATCGGCTCCTTCGTGGCTCTACTTATTATTTCCGAATGGATACGCCGACTACTGGTCAATAAAATACTTTCCAGGTACAAAATTGAGGCGGGCACCCGACAATCAATAGGTACCATAGTCAAGTATATTCTGATATTGGCAGGGCTTTTTTCCATCTTACAGACTAATGGCGTAGACCTGAGTGCATTTGGGATTCTGGCCGGTGCCTTGGGTGTAGGTATAGGTTTTGGTTTGCAAAACATCACCAACAACTTCATATCTGGCCTGATCATTCTCTTTGAGCAGCCGATCAAAGTAGGCGATCGCATAGAAGTGGGCGATGTATCCGGAGATGTGATCAAAATCTCCGCCAGATCCACCATGATCGTCACCAATGACAACATCACCATCATCGTACCCAACAGCCAGTTCATTGATAGTCAGGTGATCAACTGGTCACACAATGATCGAAATATCAGGTTCAACTTTCCGGTGGGCGTTTCCTACAAAGAAGATCCTGAGAAGGTCAAAAACATTTTGGTAGAGGTAGCCAAAGCCAATAAAGGAGTATTGAACACACCAGAACCTGACGTACTATTTGACAGCTATGGAGACAATAGCATCAACTTCACCCTGAGAGTCTGGTCATCTGAATACAGCAACCGACCAAAAGTTTTGAAAAGCCAATTATATTATGTGATCTTCGAAAAATTCAATGCAAACGGAATAGAAATTCCATTCCCGCAAAGAGACCTGCACCTCAAATCAGGGTTTGATAAGTTGGAAAAATAGGGTAATTTTCCGCACAGAATCCCCGATTCTATTGCGCTTATGTGAAGGCCGTTTATGAAAAAACTTCTATTTGTAATTGTTTTTCTGACCTCAACGGTAGCCTATTCCCAAAGTTTCTACCGCTTTAGATTTGAGGAACCATGGTCATTTTCTGCAAGTGCCGGCCCCACTCAATATTTTGGCGAGCTTTACTCCTTTTGGAAATATAACGAGGGCATTCAACCCGACTGGAATGTCAATATCGCCGGACATTACACCTTTGGAACCAATCTCAGAGCCCGACTGGATTTTTCCTATATCAAAATGTCCGGATCCGATCCTCCGTCAGATCCTAGGGCTTATCGAACGCCCAGAAATTTGAATTTCAGGGCTCAAAACTGGGAAGCTACCGCAATGGTAGAATATTACTGGTTTCCGGTAAAGGTTCCCAATATCCACCGCCCACTTTGGAATCCCTATATTTTTGCAGGTTTAGGAATGTCCACTAACAATCCGGAGACCCAGCTAGATGGTGAATGGATAGACCTGAGGCCACTTCAGTTGGAAAACAACCCTTACGAGCGATATATCATTACCTTTCCCATGGGTTTGGGCCTGAAGTATAAAATCAATGTGTATATGGATCTCTTCCTGGAAGGGAACTATAGATTCACGCTTACAGACTACATGGATGATATTTCCGCCTATAATATCAGTGAATTTTACCTAGACCTTGTAGATGACTATGTATCTGGTGACAATCCAAACCGTCTGAGGCTTGCCGTCCGAAACCCAAATTTCCTAGATGACAATGGGCTTCCGGATGTGGACAAAATTTTGAGAAACGGTGGAAGAATCCGCCGTGGATCCGGTCTTACGCACCGCTATGATGGATACATGACAGTAAACCTTGGCGTGGAAATTTACCTGGCTCCGGATATCTGGGATAACTTCTTCTTTAGAAATCGTGTGAACGAGAAAGCTTTCCGATTCTGGTAATCTCAAATTTGAAATCTCAAATTTCTACTTTCATCTTTATATCACAGCGACAATATTTGCCCGCTTCCATTTCAGCTTCTTTGAAACCCAATTTCTCATAAATCCTCAAGGCTGGGCCAAGCTTGGAGTGGGTATATAACACTACCTTTTTTCCTCCCAGTTCTTTGGCTTTATCCAGAATTGCCTTGGCTAGAGCCATTCCTATACCTTTTCCCTGAACGCTCGGTGACACGCCCATTTTGACCAACTCAAATTCCCCATCCGAAATCTTGTGCAAGCCAACCGTCCCCACTATTTCATCCCCTAATTTGGCGTAGATAATGGTTCCTCCTGGCTTGATGATGGTCTCCTCTGGAGCTTCCAATTGAGCCCGGTCAAAAGGCTCAATGGAGAATAATTCCTCCACCCAAGCTTGATTTATGGATTTGAAAAAAGGGCTTAATTCAGGTGAATAAGGTATTATCTCGATATGCTCCATCAGAATGCTTTTTAAAAGTTGATTTCAAAAGTAAAAAGAAACGGCTAGCTTAGAAAAAGCAAAACCACATCCCCATGAAATTTAAAAACCTATTATTGACGCTAAGCCTAGTCTGTCTATCCCCGCTCTTATCTTATGCCCAAAGCCCGGAAGAAAAACTGAAAGAACTAGGCCTCACTCTCCCGGAGATCAGCTCACCTATAGCCAATTATGTAAAGTGGCGTCAAGTTGACAACATTTTGTACTTGTCTGGAAATGGTCCTGCAGTATTCGGAAAGGTAGGTGCAGAGCTGAGTATAGATGAAGGCTATCAAGCAGCTAGAGAAACCGGGCTGGAGATCATTGCTGTATTAAAGCAAGCCACAGGCGGAAATCTGAGCCGGGTAAAGCAATTTGTAAAAGTACTGGGAATGGTCAACTCAGATCCAGCATTTACCAAGCAGCCAGCAGTGATCAATGGCTTTTCAGACTTGATGGTAGAGATCTTTGGAGAAAAAGGAAAACATGCCCGCTCAGCAGTCGGTGTTGCTGCCTTACCAAATAATATGGCCGTGGAGATAGAGGTGATCGTGGAACTCGAACAATAGAAGGCATAAAATAAAGGCGGGAAAGAAATTTAGCTCTCCCGCCAACTTGGCTTTTTTATTTGGCTACTTGATTCCGAAAAGCGTCACATGCGCCTTTCCGTTCAATATCCCTTTGGTATCATACCAAAACTCCACCGACTTCAGCTTTCTCCTACCCCCCTTTAGATCTATTATTCTGCTTTCCCCTCCCTTTGGGATTTCAAAGCGGGTATTCAGCTCTTCTGGTCTGCCTCCATCATCATATCGAACGATAATCTTTCTCATGTTCAGCGGGGAATCTGTGACCTTAAATTTCAGTCGGCGAAAGAAATCGTACGGCCCCTTCACTACGATCACGTCATGGTCTGCAGAATGAGAAGCTGTTACTGTCCCCAGTACCTTCCAGGAACCTACTCTTCCGGCTCTAGGCGTGGATACTCGCTGTGCTTCGGCGTAAGAAATGCTCAAGAACGTGAACACAGTAACTAAAAGGATAAAAACTCTAATGGTTCTCATAATTCTAAAAATTTTGGTGTCATTAAATTTAGGCAGATTACTCCAAAACGCACAAACTCAGACGGAGATAAAATAATAAAATGAGCAATAAATAAGGATACCGCTGCCTCAAAACCTAATCGTTTAGAATTCAAGGATTTTAGATTTTTTACACAGTTTCCACAATATTCAGGTCATTTTTTTCTATTTCAAACCAAAAAACCCCTGAATTTCCCAGAATTCTTGACTTCAGAAGTGATTATTGCCCATTTTTGCAAAATTGAATTTTTAGAATCAAGGTTAAATGAAGAAGCAAATTCAGCGTGGAATACGCGTTTCACGATACGTTTTTTACAAGGAAACACTCATAGATACCAAAGAACACCTCTGGTCTTTTATAGGAGCGTTTGTAGGGATAGGATTGATCACATTTTTCCATTCCAAAAGCCTAAATGGTTATGAAAACCTCTTCCTCATAGGATCTTTTGGTGCGTCCAGTGTTTTAGTATATGGCTTAATTGGAAGCCCTTTGGCGCAGCCCAGAAATCTGGTCGGCGGACATGTAGTTTCAGCGATAGTGGGTGTGACTGTAAACTTGATTTTCCCAAATACACTATGGGTTGCTGCACCTTTGGCGGTAGCTTTGTCCATAGTGTTGATGCAAATAACGCTTACGCTGCATCCACCGGGTGGAGCTACGGCGCTCATCGCAGTGATCGGTTCAGAAAAAGTAAAAGCACTCGGATATATGTATGTAATTTCCCCTGTGCTGACCGGTTCCTTGATTCTGCTGGTAGTCGCTTTAGTTTTTAACAACATCACCTCACAGCGGAAATACCCATCGCATCGGCCGTTCAAGAGAACTTTAAAAGTATTGAAGAGAAAAAGGTTAATTATGAACAGAAGATCACTCAAACTTTAACTTAAATCCACCAGTTTTATGGGTTGCGTTTATTTTTCTACATAAAATATCTTTCCGTTATTCGAAGTATCGATATCCACTTTCTCTGTTTTTCTTGAAATACTAAGCTCAGCATAATTTCCTATCGTCCCAGAAATCTCCTCAACTTCACCCAAAACATTACATTTATCATCCGTCAATAACATGCTTAAGTCTTTCACGGATTTTAAAGTTAAATCAAATTTTGGCTCTGATTTGAGTTGCAGAAATGAAAATTCAGAGCTTTCGGAAATATTTACAGTACTGTTTTCAGAATTGATCAAAAGAGAATCCTGAGAAAACCCTAACAAATTAACATTACCCGTATTACTAACGATCAGATGTTTCAAATTACCAACTAGTAAAGTGTAATTACCATTACGTGCATTGCGGATATTTCTGATGTAAAGTGTATCATTTTTCACTGTCAAATCGTGGGTTGGCTTAGTCTTAGGCTGCTCAATCCCATCTCCAATTAACTCATTATATTCCAAGCGATTGCTATCTCCAGGAACGATTTGAAGGGTCGATACCTCGTCTATATTGATTGCAGAAAAATCTGCTAAAGCATTCTCAGTTTTCACGATTTTTGGCTCATCATCCATAAATTCATACGAAATCAGCATGGTTGAAATAATACTCAGCCATGAAAATGACAAAAAAGAAAAGATATATTTATTGCTGGTTTTCATGGTCGTTGGATTGAATGGTTTGAATCAGGATTTGTAAATCCTTCGAATTGAGTTTGAGCACTTCTATCTGGTGAAGAATGCCCGGTAATTCATCATTTAAGAAGGACTGCTTTTGCATTTGGAGTAAATTTTGTTTTGCGTCAGCAGCTACGAAAAAACCGATGCCTCGTTTGTTCTCGATAATCCCCTCTTCCTCCATCAGCGTATAGCTTCTCATCACCGTATTGCGGTTTACCTCCATATCCACAGCCAATTCCCTTACTGAAGGGATCTTCTCGCCTGCTACAATTTTACCTTGCAAAATCTGGTCGGCTACCCAATCCCGGATCTGGAGAAAGATGTTTTTTGTTTCGTTAAACTCCAT
This genomic window from Algoriphagus sp. TR-M9 contains:
- a CDS encoding RidA family protein — encoded protein: MKFKNLLLTLSLVCLSPLLSYAQSPEEKLKELGLTLPEISSPIANYVKWRQVDNILYLSGNGPAVFGKVGAELSIDEGYQAARETGLEIIAVLKQATGGNLSRVKQFVKVLGMVNSDPAFTKQPAVINGFSDLMVEIFGEKGKHARSAVGVAALPNNMAVEIEVIVELEQ
- a CDS encoding GNAT family N-acetyltransferase, with the translated sequence MEELFSIEPFDRAQLEAPEETIIKPGGTIIYAKLGDEIVGTVGLHKISDGEFELVKMGVSPSVQGKGIGMALAKAILDKAKELGGKKVVLYTHSKLGPALRIYEKLGFKEAEMEAGKYCRCDIKMKVEI
- a CDS encoding DUF6089 family protein, with the translated sequence MKKLLFVIVFLTSTVAYSQSFYRFRFEEPWSFSASAGPTQYFGELYSFWKYNEGIQPDWNVNIAGHYTFGTNLRARLDFSYIKMSGSDPPSDPRAYRTPRNLNFRAQNWEATAMVEYYWFPVKVPNIHRPLWNPYIFAGLGMSTNNPETQLDGEWIDLRPLQLENNPYERYIITFPMGLGLKYKINVYMDLFLEGNYRFTLTDYMDDISAYNISEFYLDLVDDYVSGDNPNRLRLAVRNPNFLDDNGLPDVDKILRNGGRIRRGSGLTHRYDGYMTVNLGVEIYLAPDIWDNFFFRNRVNEKAFRFW
- a CDS encoding mechanosensitive ion channel family protein; translation: MQEGIQEVAKEKATGFIEWVEQILSYSLVNVGESKLTIGLILTLIGSFVALLIISEWIRRLLVNKILSRYKIEAGTRQSIGTIVKYILILAGLFSILQTNGVDLSAFGILAGALGVGIGFGLQNITNNFISGLIILFEQPIKVGDRIEVGDVSGDVIKISARSTMIVTNDNITIIVPNSQFIDSQVINWSHNDRNIRFNFPVGVSYKEDPEKVKNILVEVAKANKGVLNTPEPDVLFDSYGDNSINFTLRVWSSEYSNRPKVLKSQLYYVIFEKFNANGIEIPFPQRDLHLKSGFDKLEK
- a CDS encoding HPP family protein, which translates into the protein MKKQIQRGIRVSRYVFYKETLIDTKEHLWSFIGAFVGIGLITFFHSKSLNGYENLFLIGSFGASSVLVYGLIGSPLAQPRNLVGGHVVSAIVGVTVNLIFPNTLWVAAPLAVALSIVLMQITLTLHPPGGATALIAVIGSEKVKALGYMYVISPVLTGSLILLVVALVFNNITSQRKYPSHRPFKRTLKVLKRKRLIMNRRSLKL
- a CDS encoding GntR family transcriptional regulator gives rise to the protein MEFNETKNIFLQIRDWVADQILQGKIVAGEKIPSVRELAVDMEVNRNTVMRSYTLMEEEGIIENKRGIGFFVAADAKQNLLQMQKQSFLNDELPGILHQIEVLKLNSKDLQILIQTIQSNDHENQQ
- a CDS encoding bifunctional GNAT family N-acetyltransferase/carbon-nitrogen hydrolase family protein, whose product is MSKQKEELEHRLKLRNIKLSDYEDIREIMISIYKNKGGAWTKEELRNQLRAFPEGQIGIEDNGKVVAAALSIVVDYNRFGDNHTYDQITGYGKFDTHDMEGDTLYGTDVFVSLEYRGMRLGRRLYDARKELCENLNLRSIIAGGRIPGYANYAEEMTPRKYIDLVKNKEIYDPVLSFQIANEFHVRKVITKYLPEDTDSRAYATLLEWINIYYEKDEKLIGNKKSIVRLGLVQWKMRRFSNVDDLMQQVEFFVDTVSGYKSDFCLLPEFFNAPLLAEFNDMDASEAIRNLAEYTDEIVSRMSDLAVSYNVNIIGGSMPEYDGKKLRNVSYLCRRDGTQDKQYKLHITPDEAAYWGLQGGNGINVFDTDAGRIGILICYDVEFPELGRILAEQEMDILFVPFWTDTKNAFLRVNTCAKSRAIENECYVAITGSVGNLPKVENMDIQYSQAAIYSPSDFSFPHDAVVAMASENEETIIVADVDLDLLTKQRKAGSVRNLEQRRLDLYSIQWKQKK